TTGGGCTACTCTCTTGCGGCTTCTCTAAATGTGCTGATCGCACGAATAGCCGGGTGCCGCATAAAGGCCAACTATTTCAAAAGAAAGGAGGTGATAAAGAGATATTCAAGCGGTTCAAATTCTTGGTCTTGGAATAGACATAAGCAAGAAGAAGGTCGATGTATGCATCAAGCATTCAGAAGTATTGGAAAGATTTGCTGTAAGTAATGATGAGCAAGGAATTACTGAATTATTGAATAGAGTAGAACCGTATACGAAATCTGGATTTGTGATAAAGGCTACCATGGAATCGACAGGTAATTTGTGGATAAAAATCTATGATGCGTTGCAGAAGAATGGGACGGATGTTTCATTGGCAAATCCACTAAAAACCAAGGCAATAGCTGAAGCAAAGATAAAGACAGACAAAATAGACGCTGCTATACTTGCTGATCTTGCAAGAGCAGGTCTTGTTTCCAAGAGCTATGTTCCTGACAAGGATGTTAGCGAGGCTAGAGCACTAGTGAGGCATAGAATTGAATTAGCACAGAGAAATACCCAACTGAAGAATAAGATACATAACATTCTGGACAAATATCTGCTTAGGTACGAGGGCAGATTATTCACTAACAAAGGTATTGAATGGCTA
The sequence above is drawn from the Nitrososphaerales archaeon genome and encodes:
- a CDS encoding transposase, which gives rise to MSKKKVDVCIKHSEVLERFAVSNDEQGITELLNRVEPYTKSGFVIKATMESTGNLWIKIYDALQKNGTDVSLANPLKTKAIAEAKIKTDKIDAAILADLARAGLVSKSYVPDKDVSEARALVRHRIELAQRNTQLKNKIHNILDKYLLRYEGRLFTNKGIEWLDSQKLSMVYRLT